The DNA window CCAGGCTTTCCATGGATCGCAGCACAACCCTTGACTGGGAAGCCTTGCGCAAGCGGGTGAAAAAATCGGGCATGCGCAATTCCAACACTATGGCGATTGCACCAACCGCCACGATCTCGAACATTTGCGGCGTCGCCCAATCCATTGAGCCCGCCTATCAGAACCTCTTCGTCAAATCCAACATGTCCGGTGATTTCACCGTTGTGAATGCCGCGCTTGTGCATGATCTGAAGGCGCGCGGGCTATGGGATGAAGTGATGATCTCGGACCTCAAATATTTCGATGGCTCGGTCGGCGAGATCGACCGCATCCCTGACGATCTCAAGGCGCTCTATGCCACTGCCTTTGAAATCGACAGCGCATGGCTGATCGCAGCGGCCTCGCGTCGGCAGAAATGGATCGATCAGGCGCAGTCGCTCAATCTTTATATCGCCAACCCAAGCGGCAAGAAACTGGACGAGCTTTATCGCCTCGCCTGGAACAGCGGGTTGAAGACCACCTATTATCTGCGCTCGCGATCTGCCTCGCATGTGGAAAAATCCACGCTGAAAGGCACGGATGGCAAGCTGAATGCGGTTGCCGCCAAGCCGATTGCTGAACCCATCATTCTGTCGGAACCGGCTGGAAATGCCTGTTCCATCAACGATCCTGACTGTGAAGCCTGCCAGTAAGCGCGCACGCGCCTGCCACACCACGCTTTGCAATGAATTGAAGGAGACAACCATGCTTGACTGGACCAATACCGAAGCTGCCGCCAATGCGGCCCGCGCTATCCATCCTGCCCTCGCGCTTGATCAGGCGCCTGCCACTGACGCCACGGGTCTTGGCGATATCGTGCGCGGCGGTGGCCGTGTACGTGTCGATGACAAGGCGATGATCAATTCACGCGCCGATGTGAACCAGCTCCTGCCGCTCAAATATCATTGGGCCTGGGAGAAATATCTCAACGGCTGCAACAATCACTGGATGCCGACAGAAGTCTCGATGCAGGCTGACATTGCGCTGTGGAAATCCAAGGACGGCCTGACCGATGATGAACGGCGCATGATCAAGCGCAATCTCGGTTTCTTTGCCGCATCGGAGTCGCTTGTCGCCAACAATATCGTGCTTGCCATCTATCGCCACCTGACCAATCCGGAATGCCGCCAATATTTGCTGCGTCAAGCTTTTGAGGAAGCGGTTCATACCCATACGTTCCAATATATCGTTGAAAGTCTTGGACTCGATGAGGGTGAACTGTTCAACATGTACCGCGAAGTGCCTTCCATTACCGACAAGGCGGCATGGGCACTCAAGCATACGCAGAACCTTGATAATCCGGACTTCAAAACCGGAACGCCCGAGATGGATCAGGCGTTTCTGCGCGATCTTGTCGCCTTCTATGTGATTTTCGAGGGCATGTGGTTCTATACGGGCTTTGCCCAGATTCTGTCGCTCGGACGGCGCAACAAAATGGTCGGCATTGCCGAGCAGTATCAGTATATCCTGCGCGACGAGAGCATTCACATGAATTTCGGCATCGACGTGATCAACCAGATTCGTCACGAAAACCCGCATCTGTGGACGAGGGCATTTACTGAAGAACTGCGCGGGATGATCAGGGATGCCGCTGAACTCGAAGCCTCCTATAGCCGCGATACCATGCCACGCGGTTTTCTCGGGCTGAATGCCGCGTTGTGCGAAACCTATATGCACTTCATCGCCAACCGCCGCTGCGCCCAGCTTGGCCTCGCGCAGGTCTTTGCCGATACGGATAATCCCTTCCCGTGGATGTCGGAAGCGATGGATCTGAAGAAGGAAAAGAACTTCTTCGAAACACGCGTCATTGAATATCAGAGCGGCGGAGCACTGGCATGGGATTGATGAACGCTACACCATTGCCGGAGGATGTCTTCGTTGCCTGGCTGATGCAGCAACCGAAGAACGCCGATCTTGTGGCAGCGGCCAGTATCGAGGTGGCACGGCTGCGCCGCCATGCCAGTCATCCCGGTGCCAAGCGGCTGCATGATCTCTTCTGTGCTCTGATCAGCGCAAAGAAAGCAGGACTTCGTCCAAAAACATCGCAGTTGCGGCAATGAAGCGGAAAGTCCTCATTATCGGCATCGGGGCAGGCAATCCTGACTATGTGACTATTCAGGCTGTGAACGCGCTCAATCAGGTCGACGTCTTCTTTATCCCTGATAAAGGTGTCGAAAAGGAACAGTTGTCGCGCATTCGCCGCGAGATCTGCGAGCGTTTCATCACAGATCATGACTATCGCCTGGTCGATTTTGAAACGCCCGTCCGCCACAAGCCATCATCGACCTATCGCGCCAGTGTCGAGGATTGGCACGACAAGGTGGAGGCGACCTATGCGCATCTGCTCATGGAGGAACTTGGCGATGACGAGTGCGGGGCGTTTCTCGTCTGGGGTGATCCATCTCTTTATGATAGCACATTGCGCATTCTGGATCGGCTCAATGCCAAAGGTGGCTTTGAACTCGAATATGATGTGATCCCCGGCATATCAAGCATTCAGGCGCTCACAGCCAAGCATAAGGTCGTGCTCAATCGTATCGGCGAATCCATCACCATTACGACAGGCCGCAAGCTGGAAGAGGGGTTTCCCAACAACTCGGAAAGCATTGTGGTCATGCTCGACGGCGAGGGCGCTTTCAAGAATATCAAGGAAGACGTCGATATCTATTGGGGTGCCTATGTCGGAACGGAGGACGAGATTCTTCTGTCGGGCCGGTTGCGCGATGTCGTCGATGAGATCGAACGATTGCGCAACGTGGCGCGCGAACAAAAAGGCTGGATCATGGATACATACCTCTTGAAACGAACGGGTGAAAAGTAACGGCCAGGGACGGTTTTGCAGCAGTATGACAAGACGCCGCAGCTGCGACAGAATTTGCCGCCAATAGAATTGATTTGTTGACATAAAGATATCTTTATGTGAGTTTACGCCTCCCATCCCAAGATGGCCAAGAGGCGTTTGTACGATGAATATTGCAGTCGATAATCTGTTTGGTCCCATGGGCGCTCCGCGGGACGGCTCGGAAGTGTTTGAAGCGCTGACCAAGGCGGCGCAGGAACGCATCCTGATTCTCGATGGTGCCATGGGCACGCAGATTCAGGGGCTGAGCCTTAACGAGGATGATTTTCGCGGCGACCGCTTTACCGATTGCTCCTGCCACCTGCAGGGCAATAATGACCTTCTGATTCTGACCCAGCCACAGGCAATCGAGGATATTCACTACGCCTATGCCATGGCTGGCGCTGATATTCTTGAAACCAACACCTTCTCTTCCACGACCATTGCCCAGGCTGATTACAGCATGGAAGAGGTGGTCTATGAGCTGAACCGCGACGGCGCACGCCTTGCGCGCCGTGCTGCCATCAAGGCTGAACAGAAGGATGGCAGGCGCCGCTTCGTTGCCGGCGCGCTTGGACCGACAAACCGTACAGCCTCCATTTCGCCCGATGTGAACAATCCCGGTTATCGCGCCGTTACTTTTGATGATCTGCGCATCGCCTATGCGGATCAGGTGCGCGGTCTGATGGATGGCGGTGCCGATATCATCCTGATTGAAACGATCTTCGATACGCTGAATGCCAAGGCGGCCGTTTTCGCCACGCAGGAAGTATTCGAGGAAAAGGGCATTACGCTGCCGATCATGATCTCCGGCACGATCACCGATTTGTCGGGCCGTACGCTATCCGGGCAGACACCAACCGCTTTCTGGCATTCCGTCCGCCATGCGGAACCTTTCACGATAGGCTTGAATTGCGCCCTTGGTGCGAATGCGATGCGCGCGCATCTGGCAGAAATCTCCAGCGTTGCCGATACCTTCGTCTGCGCCTATCCCAATGCCGGACTGCCGAATGAATTCGGTCAGTACGACGAAAGCCCGGAAGCTATGGCAGAACAGCTTGAGGGCTTTGCTCAGGAAGGTCTGCTGAATATCGTCGGCGGCTGCTGCGGCTCCACGCCGGAGCATATCCGAGCGATTGCCGAGGCTGTTGGAAAATATCCGCCGCGCCAGATCCCCGATATATCGGTTCATATGCGCCTTTCCGGTCTTGAGCCGTTCACATTGACCAAGGATATCCCCTTCGTCAATGTGGGCGAGCGCACCAACATCACCGGTTCAGCCAAATTCCGCAAGCTGATCACCGCAGGTGACTTCGCCACCGCACTTGATGTGGCCCGCGATCAGGTTGCCAATGGCGCGCAGATCATCGACATCAATATGGATGAAGGCCTGATCGACAGCGAAAAGGCGATGGTCGAATTCCTCAATCTGATTGCAGCCGAGCCCGATATTGCGCGCGTGCCCGTCATGATCGACAGTTCCAAATGGGATGTCATCGAGGCCGGTTTGAAATGCGTGCAGGGCAAGCCGCTCGTCAATTCGATCTCCATGAAAGAGGGCGAGGAAGCATTCCTGCATCATGCCAAACGCGTGCGCGCCTATGGTGCTGCCGTCGTGGTCATGGCCTTCGATACGGCGGGGCAGGCCGATACGCTGGAGCGCAAGGTTGAGATTTGTACCCGCGCCTATGAGCTTCTGACCAAGGAAGCAGGGTTTCCGCCTGAGGATATTATCTTTGATCCCAACGTGTTCGCGGTTGCCACGGGTATCGAGGAGCACAATGGCTACGGCGTTGCCTTCATCGAAGCCACGCGCCAGATCACCGAAACGCTGCCGCATGTGCATATCTCGGGCGGTATTTCCAACCTGTCATTCTCGTTCCGCGGCAATGAACCGGTGCGCGAAGCCATGCATGCCGTGTTTCTCTACCACGCCATTCAGGTTGGCATGGATATGGGTATCGTCAATGCCGGACAGCTGGCAGTGTACGAATCCATTGATCCGGAACTGCGCGATGCCTGCGAAGACGTGGTTCTCAACCGCCGCGACGACGCGACCGAACGCCTGCTTGATCTGGCCGAACGTTACAAGGGTTCGGCGGGCAAGGAAGCGCGCGAACGCGATCTTGCCTGGCGCGAATGGAGCGTCGCCGACCGCATTTCCCATGCCCTCGTCAATGGTATCACCGAATTTATCGATGTTGACACCGAGGAAGCCCGGCTTGGTTCCGAGCGGCCGCTGCATGTGATCGAAGGCCCGTTGATGGCGGGCATGAATGTTGTCGGCGATCTTTTTGGTGCCGGAAAGATGTTCCTGCCGCAGGTGGTGAAATCCGCCCGCGTGATGAAGCAGGCTGTCGCTCTGCTTCTGCCCCATATGGAAGCGGAAAAGCTTGCCAATGGCGGCACGGGCGAACGCGAAAGCGCCGGTAAAGTGCTGATGGCGACCGTCAAGGGCGACGTCCACGATATCGGCAAAAACATTGTCGGCGTCGTGCTCGCCTGTAACAATTACGAGATCATCGATCTCGGCGTCATGGTGCCCGCCACTAAAATTCTTCAGACCGCAAAAGAGCTGAATGTCGATATTATTGGCCTGTCCGGGCTGATCACGCCCTCGCTTGACGAGATGGTACATGTGGCTTCCGAGATGGAGCGGGAAGGCTTTAACATTCCGCTGCTGATTGGCGGCGCAACGACAAGCCGCGTCCATACGGCGGTCAAGATCAATCCGCGCTATCACAGCGGCCAGACTGTTTATGTCACCGACGCAAGCCGCGCCGTGGGTGTGGTGTCCAATCTTCTGTCGCCTGACACCAAAGGCAGCTTCGTTGACAATATCCGCAAGGAATATACCAAGGTCGCCGAGACCCATGCCCGCAACGAAGCGGACAAGCAGCGGTTATCGCTGGATAAGGCCCGCGCCAATGCGCACAAGATTGACTGGTCGGGCTATGAACCGCCAAAGCCTTCGTTCTTGGGAACGCGGGTGTTTGAGAATTACGATCTTGCGGAACTGTCGCGCTATATCGACTGGACACCTTTCTTCCAGACCTGGGAGCTGAAGGGGCGTTATCCCGCTATTCTCGAAGATGAACATCAGGGCGCAGCGGCGCGGCAGCTGTTTGCCGATGCGCAGGCAATGTTGACCAAAATCATTGACGAAAAATGGTTCAATCCGAAAGCCGTCATCGGCTTCTGGCCGGCGGGCACGGTCGGCGACGATATCCGTCTGTTCACTGATGAGACGCGCGCGAAAGAGCTTGCCACTCTTTATACTTTACGCCAGCAGCTTTCGAAGCGGGATGGCCGGCCAAATGTGGCGCTATCGGATTTCGTTGCGCCGGTAGGCAGTGGCAAGCAGGACTACATTGGCGGCTTTGTTGTCACGGCGGGTATAGAAGAGATCGCCATTGCGGAACGTTTTGAGCGGGCCAATGATGATTACTCCTCCATTCTGGTCAAGGCTCTGGCAGATCGCTTTGCCGAAGCCTTCGCCGAATTGATGCATGAGAAGGTACGCAAGGAATTCTGGGGCTATGCGTCTGATGAAAGCCTGCAACCCGTCGAGCTAATCGGCGAGCCTTATCGCGGCATCCGTCCGGCACCCGGCTATCCGGCCCAGCCTGACCATACGGAAAAAGACACGCTGTTCAGCCTGCTCGATGCGGAAAAGCAGATCAATGTCCGCCTTACCGAGAGTTATGCCATGTGGCCGGGCTCTTCGGTGTCAGGGATTTATCTCGCCCATCCGGAATCCTATTATTTCGGCGTCGCCAAGGTGGAGCGCGATCAGGTCGAGGATTATTCCGAGCGTAAAGACATGCCTGTCGAGGACGTCGAGCGTTGGCTTGGCCCGATCCTCAATTATGTTCCGGCGCCAAGGGCTCAAGCGGCCGAGTGAAGGTAATTGCGGGGAGGCGCTCCCAGCATGCGCTTGAACATGGTGGTGAAAGCGGGAAC is part of the Phyllobacterium sp. T1293 genome and encodes:
- the metH gene encoding methionine synthase: MNIAVDNLFGPMGAPRDGSEVFEALTKAAQERILILDGAMGTQIQGLSLNEDDFRGDRFTDCSCHLQGNNDLLILTQPQAIEDIHYAYAMAGADILETNTFSSTTIAQADYSMEEVVYELNRDGARLARRAAIKAEQKDGRRRFVAGALGPTNRTASISPDVNNPGYRAVTFDDLRIAYADQVRGLMDGGADIILIETIFDTLNAKAAVFATQEVFEEKGITLPIMISGTITDLSGRTLSGQTPTAFWHSVRHAEPFTIGLNCALGANAMRAHLAEISSVADTFVCAYPNAGLPNEFGQYDESPEAMAEQLEGFAQEGLLNIVGGCCGSTPEHIRAIAEAVGKYPPRQIPDISVHMRLSGLEPFTLTKDIPFVNVGERTNITGSAKFRKLITAGDFATALDVARDQVANGAQIIDINMDEGLIDSEKAMVEFLNLIAAEPDIARVPVMIDSSKWDVIEAGLKCVQGKPLVNSISMKEGEEAFLHHAKRVRAYGAAVVVMAFDTAGQADTLERKVEICTRAYELLTKEAGFPPEDIIFDPNVFAVATGIEEHNGYGVAFIEATRQITETLPHVHISGGISNLSFSFRGNEPVREAMHAVFLYHAIQVGMDMGIVNAGQLAVYESIDPELRDACEDVVLNRRDDATERLLDLAERYKGSAGKEARERDLAWREWSVADRISHALVNGITEFIDVDTEEARLGSERPLHVIEGPLMAGMNVVGDLFGAGKMFLPQVVKSARVMKQAVALLLPHMEAEKLANGGTGERESAGKVLMATVKGDVHDIGKNIVGVVLACNNYEIIDLGVMVPATKILQTAKELNVDIIGLSGLITPSLDEMVHVASEMEREGFNIPLLIGGATTSRVHTAVKINPRYHSGQTVYVTDASRAVGVVSNLLSPDTKGSFVDNIRKEYTKVAETHARNEADKQRLSLDKARANAHKIDWSGYEPPKPSFLGTRVFENYDLAELSRYIDWTPFFQTWELKGRYPAILEDEHQGAAARQLFADAQAMLTKIIDEKWFNPKAVIGFWPAGTVGDDIRLFTDETRAKELATLYTLRQQLSKRDGRPNVALSDFVAPVGSGKQDYIGGFVVTAGIEEIAIAERFERANDDYSSILVKALADRFAEAFAELMHEKVRKEFWGYASDESLQPVELIGEPYRGIRPAPGYPAQPDHTEKDTLFSLLDAEKQINVRLTESYAMWPGSSVSGIYLAHPESYYFGVAKVERDQVEDYSERKDMPVEDVERWLGPILNYVPAPRAQAAE
- a CDS encoding ribonucleotide-diphosphate reductase subunit beta; protein product: MLDWTNTEAAANAARAIHPALALDQAPATDATGLGDIVRGGGRVRVDDKAMINSRADVNQLLPLKYHWAWEKYLNGCNNHWMPTEVSMQADIALWKSKDGLTDDERRMIKRNLGFFAASESLVANNIVLAIYRHLTNPECRQYLLRQAFEEAVHTHTFQYIVESLGLDEGELFNMYREVPSITDKAAWALKHTQNLDNPDFKTGTPEMDQAFLRDLVAFYVIFEGMWFYTGFAQILSLGRRNKMVGIAEQYQYILRDESIHMNFGIDVINQIRHENPHLWTRAFTEELRGMIRDAAELEASYSRDTMPRGFLGLNAALCETYMHFIANRRCAQLGLAQVFADTDNPFPWMSEAMDLKKEKNFFETRVIEYQSGGALAWD
- the cobF gene encoding precorrin-6A synthase (deacetylating), whose product is MKRKVLIIGIGAGNPDYVTIQAVNALNQVDVFFIPDKGVEKEQLSRIRREICERFITDHDYRLVDFETPVRHKPSSTYRASVEDWHDKVEATYAHLLMEELGDDECGAFLVWGDPSLYDSTLRILDRLNAKGGFELEYDVIPGISSIQALTAKHKVVLNRIGESITITTGRKLEEGFPNNSESIVVMLDGEGAFKNIKEDVDIYWGAYVGTEDEILLSGRLRDVVDEIERLRNVAREQKGWIMDTYLLKRTGEK